In the Candidatus Electrothrix sp. GW3-4 genome, one interval contains:
- a CDS encoding ATP-binding protein has translation MKKHPQKLPIGIQTFADIRTDNYCYVDKTPLIARLVEQGRYYFLSRPRRFGKSLLVDTLAQAFSGNKALFQGLYLENNWDWKTKYPVIKLDFAQGIMESRSRLDQRVVRMLHLQTEEYNLSLASDSPDHCLEEMIVRLYRESGQQVVVLVDEYDKPILDNITDTAKAAELREGLRNIYSVLKAQGAHLRFVLLTGVSKFSKVSLFSGLNNLEDITLDARFGSICGYTQEELETGFADYLDGVNLDQVKKWYNGYNFLGDSVYNPFDILLYFRNREFRPYWFETGTPSFLVRMLMEKKMFIPELENLTADEELLSSFDVDYIAPESLLFQTGYLTITGREQLFDEEYIYHLGFPNHEVRKSLSGSILHWYSQELTSLKRNQVALFRALQANNFAALEHIFHAFFASIPHDWYRKNELAGYEGYYCSVVYCYFAALGLNVRPEDVTNQGRIDLTVCFEERVYIFEFKVNELTEPGCALEQIKEKKYAEKYQGQGKEIWLIGVEFSRAERNVSRVEWEKG, from the coding sequence ATGAAGAAACATCCTCAAAAACTTCCTATCGGCATCCAGACCTTCGCCGACATCAGAACCGATAATTACTGCTACGTCGACAAAACTCCGCTGATTGCCCGCTTGGTGGAACAGGGACGCTATTATTTCCTTTCCCGGCCCCGTCGTTTCGGTAAAAGCCTGCTGGTTGACACCCTTGCTCAGGCCTTTTCCGGAAACAAGGCGTTATTTCAGGGCCTGTACCTGGAAAATAACTGGGATTGGAAGACCAAATATCCGGTCATCAAACTTGATTTTGCCCAGGGTATTATGGAAAGCCGGAGCAGGTTGGACCAACGTGTGGTGCGGATGCTGCATCTCCAGACAGAAGAATATAACCTGTCTCTTGCTTCTGATTCTCCTGATCATTGCCTGGAGGAAATGATTGTCAGGCTGTACCGGGAAAGCGGGCAGCAGGTTGTGGTTCTGGTGGATGAATATGACAAACCGATCCTCGACAATATCACCGATACAGCTAAGGCGGCTGAACTGCGGGAAGGCCTGCGAAATATCTATTCCGTGCTCAAGGCCCAGGGAGCACACCTCCGTTTTGTCCTGCTCACCGGGGTATCCAAATTCTCCAAGGTTTCTTTGTTTTCCGGGTTGAACAATCTTGAAGATATTACCCTGGATGCTCGTTTCGGCAGTATATGCGGCTACACCCAGGAAGAACTGGAGACAGGTTTTGCGGACTACCTGGATGGGGTTAATCTGGACCAGGTGAAAAAATGGTACAACGGCTATAATTTCCTCGGTGATTCGGTTTATAATCCCTTTGACATCCTCCTCTATTTTCGCAACCGGGAATTCAGGCCCTATTGGTTCGAGACCGGTACCCCGTCTTTCTTGGTGCGTATGCTCATGGAAAAGAAGATGTTTATTCCAGAGCTGGAAAATCTGACTGCGGACGAGGAGTTACTCAGCAGTTTTGATGTGGATTATATTGCACCGGAGTCGCTCCTTTTTCAGACCGGTTATCTAACCATCACCGGCAGAGAACAGCTTTTTGATGAAGAATATATCTATCATCTCGGCTTTCCCAATCATGAAGTCCGCAAAAGCCTAAGTGGTTCCATCCTGCACTGGTACAGCCAGGAACTCACTTCCTTGAAAAGAAATCAGGTAGCTCTTTTCAGGGCCTTGCAGGCCAATAATTTTGCCGCCTTGGAGCATATCTTCCACGCCTTTTTTGCTTCTATTCCCCATGATTGGTACAGAAAAAATGAGCTGGCAGGCTATGAGGGGTATTATTGCTCGGTGGTGTATTGCTATTTTGCGGCCCTGGGCCTGAATGTCCGGCCGGAGGATGTGACCAATCAGGGGAGGATTGACCTGACGGTCTGCTTTGAGGAGCGGGTGTATATCTTTGAGTTCAAGGTCAATGAGTTGACCGAACCCGGCTGTGCTCTTGAGCAGATTAAAGAGAAAAAGTATGCGGAGAAATATCAGGGGCAAGGGAAGGAAATCTGGTTGATCGGGGTTGAGTTCAGCAGGGCTGAACGGAATGTCAGTCGGGTGGAGTGGGAGAAGGGGTAG